One Sediminicola sp. YIK13 DNA segment encodes these proteins:
- a CDS encoding YifB family Mg chelatase-like AAA ATPase codes for MLSKVYGSAVFGVEATTIVVEVNVDKGIGYHLVGLPDNAIKESNYRIAAALQNNGYKIPGKKITINMAPADMRKEGSAYDLTLALGILTASNQIKSENIDKYIIMGELSLDGSLQPIKGALPIAIKAKEEGFKGFILPKENAREAAIVSDLEVYGIDNIKEVTAFFDSESPLEQTIIDTREEFYKSLDFPEFDFSDVKGQESIKRCMEIAAAGGHNIILIGPPGAGKTMLAKRLPSILPPMTLHEALETTKIHSVVGKIKNMGLMNQRPFRSPHHTISDVALVGGGAYPQPGEISLSHNGVLFLDELPEFKRGVLEVMRQPLEDREVTISRARFTVTYPSSFMLVASMNPSPSGYFNDPDAPVTSSPAEIQRYLSKVSGPLLDRIDIHIEVTPVPFEKLSEDRKGEGSVEIRKRVTSARELQTLRFDGLEHVHYNAQMNTKHIRQYCKLDDASKSLLKNAMERLNLSARAYDRILKVARTIADLDNSQEIDGNHIGEAIQYRSLDREGWLG; via the coding sequence ATGTTGTCAAAAGTTTATGGAAGCGCAGTATTTGGGGTGGAGGCCACCACTATTGTTGTTGAGGTGAATGTTGACAAGGGCATAGGGTACCATTTGGTTGGTTTACCCGATAATGCCATTAAAGAGAGTAATTATAGAATTGCCGCAGCCTTACAGAACAATGGATATAAAATTCCAGGCAAAAAGATCACTATTAATATGGCCCCAGCCGATATGCGCAAAGAAGGTTCGGCCTATGATCTCACCCTTGCCTTGGGAATATTAACCGCTTCCAATCAAATTAAATCAGAAAACATAGACAAATACATCATCATGGGAGAACTCTCCTTAGATGGTAGCCTGCAACCTATTAAAGGCGCCTTGCCTATAGCCATAAAGGCGAAAGAAGAGGGGTTTAAAGGGTTTATCCTGCCTAAAGAAAATGCGCGGGAAGCTGCAATTGTAAGTGATTTGGAAGTATATGGTATAGATAATATAAAGGAAGTCACTGCTTTTTTTGACAGTGAATCACCTTTAGAGCAGACCATTATAGATACTAGGGAGGAGTTTTATAAGAGCTTGGATTTTCCGGAATTTGATTTTTCGGATGTAAAAGGGCAGGAAAGCATTAAGCGCTGTATGGAAATAGCAGCTGCAGGAGGTCATAACATCATTCTTATTGGTCCCCCTGGAGCAGGGAAGACCATGTTGGCCAAGCGTTTGCCCTCTATATTGCCTCCAATGACCCTACATGAGGCCCTAGAGACCACCAAAATTCACAGTGTGGTGGGAAAGATCAAGAATATGGGATTAATGAACCAACGTCCCTTTCGGAGTCCACATCATACCATTAGTGATGTGGCATTGGTAGGAGGGGGCGCCTATCCACAACCTGGGGAAATCTCACTTTCCCATAATGGAGTTCTATTTTTGGATGAACTTCCTGAATTTAAACGTGGGGTCTTGGAAGTAATGCGCCAACCCTTAGAGGATAGGGAGGTCACCATTTCCCGAGCACGGTTTACGGTGACCTATCCCAGTAGTTTTATGTTAGTAGCGAGTATGAACCCTAGTCCCAGTGGTTATTTTAATGATCCCGATGCTCCGGTAACTTCTTCTCCGGCCGAAATACAGCGGTATTTGAGCAAGGTATCGGGACCTTTGTTGGACCGTATAGATATTCATATAGAAGTAACACCAGTACCCTTTGAAAAGTTGTCAGAAGATCGTAAAGGTGAGGGAAGTGTTGAAATAAGAAAGCGTGTTACTTCGGCAAGGGAATTACAGACCTTAAGGTTCGACGGTTTGGAACATGTACACTACAATGCACAGATGAATACCAAACATATTCGGCAGTACTGCAAACTGGACGATGCCTCAAAATCCTTGTTGAAAAATGCCATGGAAAGGCTGAACCTTTCTGCCAGGGCATATGATAGGATACTCAAAGTGGCCAGAACCATTGCTGATCTGGACAATTCCCAGGAAATTGATGGCAATCATATCGGCGAAGCTATACAGTACAGATCACTGGATAGGGAAGGATGGCTGGGGTAA